From Sulfurovum xiamenensis, a single genomic window includes:
- a CDS encoding DUF503 family protein: MIICSCILHLELPYVQSLKGRRSVTNSMKEKLKAFNVSVMDISGEYAKEADIAFVFLSPNALKATQYREKIEQMLERNFSEYHFELEYEEI, encoded by the coding sequence ATGATTATCTGTAGCTGTATACTCCATCTAGAACTGCCTTATGTCCAATCACTCAAAGGGCGCAGAAGTGTTACAAACAGTATGAAAGAGAAGCTGAAAGCATTTAATGTTTCTGTGATGGATATCAGTGGTGAGTATGCCAAAGAGGCTGATATCGCTTTTGTTTTTCTCTCTCCAAATGCGCTTAAAGCCACACAATACCGTGAAAAGATTGAACAGATGCTTGAGAGGAATTTTTCAGAATATCACTTTGAACTGGAGTATGAAGAGATCTGA
- a CDS encoding Mut7-C RNAse domain-containing protein produces the protein MQYSHHFAKNSSIKFIADCHLGKLAKYLRLLGIDTLYFPHIEDDELLRIANDEDRTILTKDRSLSERKKAPVFFLEEKETQAQLKTVIDHYKLKVQPSPFSRCIVCNTPLQIIEKEKVLDRLPEKVKKYFDYFEYCPSCDRIYWRGDHYRHMKAYLDQVLES, from the coding sequence ATGCAATATTCCCATCATTTTGCTAAAAACAGCAGCATAAAGTTCATCGCTGATTGCCATTTAGGTAAACTGGCAAAATATCTTCGACTTCTGGGTATTGACACCCTTTACTTTCCACATATAGAAGATGATGAGCTGCTGCGAATAGCAAACGATGAGGATCGTACGATTCTTACCAAAGATCGTTCTCTTTCAGAACGTAAAAAAGCTCCTGTATTTTTTTTAGAGGAGAAAGAGACTCAAGCACAATTAAAAACAGTGATAGACCACTATAAACTAAAAGTGCAACCTTCTCCTTTCAGCCGATGTATCGTCTGCAACACTCCACTACAGATAATTGAAAAAGAGAAGGTGCTGGATCGTCTGCCTGAAAAGGTCAAAAAGTATTTTGATTATTTTGAATACTGTCCTAGCTGTGACCGTATCTACTGGCGGGGTGACCATTACCGACATATGAAGGCCTATTTGGACCAGGTATTGGAATCTTAA
- the ald gene encoding alanine dehydrogenase produces MKIGIPKEIKIKEYRVGMIPSGVRLLVEGRHKVYIQKDAGEKSGFSNEEYKQAGAVILDDPKEIFEICEMIVKVKEPQPEEYELLKPGQILFTYLHLAPNKKLTEILLEKKVTAIGFETVQEGRRLPLLEPMSEIAGRVAPMVASYFLAMHNNGMGVLISGSTGILPSRVLIIGSGSVAKNAAKIASGMGADVIVMGRNPQSMKSIEESMEANVSTLYSNAYNMEKILPTVDIVIGAVYVTGEKAPQLITRKMLSYCKKGTVLVDVAIDQGGCIETSRPTTHDDPVFEVDGVLHYCVANIPGDYPLTATQALANATIPYVKKIADMGWKTACLKDEAIYSGVNVAGGFVTDEAVANAHEMEYKMLKDMIYHCPEYGERL; encoded by the coding sequence GTGAAAATTGGTATTCCAAAAGAGATAAAGATCAAGGAATATAGGGTAGGAATGATCCCTTCTGGTGTGAGATTGCTTGTAGAGGGTAGACATAAAGTCTATATCCAAAAGGACGCTGGAGAAAAAAGCGGGTTTTCCAATGAGGAGTATAAGCAAGCTGGTGCTGTGATTCTTGATGACCCTAAAGAGATATTTGAGATCTGTGAAATGATCGTAAAAGTAAAAGAGCCTCAGCCAGAGGAGTATGAACTTTTAAAACCTGGACAAATACTCTTTACCTATCTACATCTTGCTCCCAATAAAAAGTTGACAGAGATACTTCTTGAAAAAAAAGTGACGGCAATAGGCTTTGAAACAGTACAAGAAGGTAGAAGGCTGCCTTTACTTGAACCTATGAGTGAGATAGCGGGTAGAGTGGCCCCCATGGTTGCAAGCTATTTTCTTGCAATGCATAATAATGGTATGGGTGTATTGATAAGCGGTTCAACCGGTATACTTCCCTCTAGAGTCCTGATCATCGGCAGCGGGAGTGTAGCTAAAAACGCGGCTAAAATTGCTTCAGGAATGGGTGCGGATGTCATAGTGATGGGAAGAAATCCACAGAGTATGAAATCCATTGAAGAGTCTATGGAAGCAAATGTCTCAACCCTTTACTCCAATGCCTATAATATGGAAAAGATCTTACCTACAGTGGATATTGTTATCGGTGCAGTCTATGTCACTGGTGAAAAAGCACCACAACTCATTACAAGGAAGATGCTATCCTACTGTAAGAAGGGAACGGTATTGGTTGATGTTGCTATTGATCAGGGAGGATGTATAGAGACATCCAGACCTACGACACATGATGACCCTGTTTTTGAAGTGGATGGTGTGCTGCACTATTGTGTTGCCAATATACCGGGGGATTACCCCCTCACTGCTACACAGGCATTGGCAAATGCAACGATACCATATGTAAAGAAGATCGCAGATATGGGGTGGAAGACTGCATGTTTAAAAGATGAAGCAATCTACAGCGGTGTCAATGTTGCAGGTGGATTTGTGACTGACGAAGCTGTAGCCAATGCACATGAAATGGAATATAAGATGTTAAAAGATATGATCTACCATTGTCCTGAATACGGAGAGAGACTATGA
- a CDS encoding TraR/DksA family transcriptional regulator — MKMRDDLDLNEFEKILKEKLAHIESNIEQLRSELESVGSDDGINDMEDLASLQSLSSKDNTILEQQENERKETLHALAKIKNGSYGICEESAKPIPEERLRVNPIARTKV, encoded by the coding sequence ATGAAAATGAGAGATGATCTGGACTTGAATGAATTTGAGAAAATATTAAAAGAAAAATTAGCACATATAGAAAGTAATATTGAACAGCTTCGATCAGAGCTTGAAAGTGTAGGAAGTGACGATGGGATCAATGATATGGAAGATCTGGCCTCACTTCAAAGTCTCAGTAGTAAAGACAACACGATTTTAGAGCAGCAGGAAAATGAGCGAAAAGAGACGCTACATGCACTTGCAAAAATAAAAAATGGAAGCTACGGCATTTGTGAAGAAAGTGCAAAACCGATACCTGAGGAGCGATTAAGAGTCAACCCTATTGCCAGAACCAAGGTTTAG
- a CDS encoding cation-translocating P-type ATPase, which yields MIIPEYPHFETIDSLAEKMEISKEGLSSDSAQKNLSIYGLNEIKEKKHNIFILFLSQFKSPLVYVLLAAALLSLFLENIHEGILILIILLFNSFIGFWQELKALGSIQALKKLTESKTKVKRDHQVRIIPSSELVPGDVILLSEGDIVPADIRLFETNGFVIDESILTGESLPVDKDAKLTLPRDTLPYEMDNMALSGTTVTKGNAEGYVVFTGQETYLASISSKAEEESRDTPLSKALEAFIKKHMFVVMILISITGLLTFFEGKEIVEIIYLVIALLVASVPEGLPIVITLVLTIGAMTLSLRKAYIRHLPSVETLGSTTVIASDKTGTITQGNLKVEEVFLLHDTFSHTVSSLANESIEGKGDPVDTALALWVGESYKDIRDKYPRVNLYPFDTKHRLMASSNMMEKEHKIFVKGAFESLKQFATNLDTLETLQKEHDRLASHGLRVIALGMGEHTTDEIEKWEIDIVGLVGFIDPPKEGVLEAVNKAQKAGVKVMMVTGDNALTATAVARSVNIYKEGDLVVTGKELNEMDDEELTKILPKVTVWARVLPEHKYRIVKALQKNGEIVAVTGDGVNDVPALKAADLGIAMGEGTDAAKSTANMVLADNNLSVIVEAIKQGRSIANNIRKTIYFLLTTSLDEVILITGAILMALPLPLYPIQILWINLVANSALDKTFPFLKDEEDVMKRAPSKLHEQFLDKVQLLRVFYVVIVISIGALFLYAWMLEHYTKESAISTLFTAFIIATWVNGIQSLKEHEPFLKNIKTSLQINPYIFYGIGIGVALQLCAIYLLSDLFHTLPLNSGSLTIIGIMALWVFGMIEIRKWGEYLWKKRKH from the coding sequence TCAAAAGCCCTTTGGTCTATGTACTGCTGGCTGCGGCACTGCTTTCTCTCTTTTTGGAAAATATACATGAAGGTATACTGATACTGATCATACTTCTGTTCAATTCTTTCATAGGATTTTGGCAGGAACTTAAAGCGCTTGGTTCCATTCAGGCACTTAAAAAACTTACAGAGAGCAAAACAAAGGTCAAACGTGATCATCAGGTACGTATTATACCTTCATCTGAACTGGTACCAGGTGATGTCATTCTTTTGTCTGAAGGTGATATTGTACCTGCAGATATACGTCTTTTTGAAACCAATGGATTTGTCATTGATGAGTCAATACTGACAGGAGAATCTCTACCTGTGGATAAAGATGCGAAACTTACATTGCCCAGAGACACACTTCCCTATGAAATGGACAATATGGCTCTCTCCGGAACCACGGTAACCAAAGGGAATGCAGAGGGTTATGTGGTTTTCACTGGACAGGAAACCTACTTGGCATCTATTTCATCCAAAGCTGAAGAAGAATCGCGGGATACGCCTTTGAGCAAAGCACTGGAGGCGTTCATTAAAAAGCATATGTTCGTCGTTATGATCCTGATCTCTATCACGGGGCTTCTCACATTTTTTGAAGGTAAAGAGATTGTTGAGATCATTTATCTGGTCATTGCTTTGCTGGTCGCCTCTGTACCTGAAGGACTGCCGATTGTGATCACACTGGTACTCACCATAGGAGCCATGACGCTAAGTCTAAGAAAAGCCTACATACGTCATTTGCCTTCGGTTGAAACGTTAGGCAGCACAACTGTCATCGCTTCGGATAAAACTGGTACCATCACACAGGGAAATCTTAAAGTAGAAGAGGTCTTTTTGCTTCATGATACTTTTTCACATACCGTTTCATCCCTTGCGAACGAATCCATAGAAGGTAAGGGTGATCCCGTTGACACGGCCCTTGCATTATGGGTAGGGGAGTCCTATAAGGATATACGTGATAAATATCCGCGTGTCAATCTCTATCCTTTCGACACGAAGCATCGGCTGATGGCAAGTTCAAATATGATGGAAAAAGAGCATAAGATCTTTGTCAAAGGTGCCTTTGAATCCTTAAAACAGTTTGCCACAAACCTGGATACTCTTGAAACACTCCAAAAAGAGCATGACAGACTGGCTTCCCATGGATTGAGAGTGATAGCTTTGGGTATGGGCGAACATACAACAGATGAGATAGAAAAATGGGAAATTGATATCGTTGGACTTGTAGGATTCATTGATCCTCCCAAAGAAGGGGTTCTGGAAGCGGTGAATAAGGCACAAAAAGCGGGCGTAAAAGTGATGATGGTCACGGGGGATAATGCCCTGACTGCGACAGCTGTTGCTAGATCTGTGAATATCTACAAAGAGGGAGATCTGGTCGTTACGGGCAAAGAACTTAATGAGATGGATGATGAAGAACTTACAAAGATCCTGCCAAAGGTCACTGTATGGGCAAGGGTACTCCCTGAACATAAGTACCGTATCGTAAAGGCACTGCAAAAAAATGGCGAGATCGTTGCCGTGACAGGAGATGGGGTCAATGATGTCCCTGCACTCAAAGCAGCTGATCTTGGCATCGCTATGGGGGAGGGAACGGATGCAGCAAAATCTACTGCCAATATGGTGCTTGCAGACAACAATCTTTCTGTCATTGTTGAAGCGATCAAGCAAGGGCGTTCCATAGCAAACAATATCCGAAAAACGATCTATTTTCTGCTCACTACCAGTCTGGATGAAGTGATCCTCATCACCGGGGCTATTTTAATGGCATTGCCGCTACCGCTCTATCCTATACAGATTTTATGGATCAATCTCGTTGCCAACAGTGCTTTGGATAAAACATTTCCATTTTTAAAAGATGAAGAAGATGTGATGAAACGAGCACCCAGTAAATTACATGAACAGTTTTTGGATAAAGTTCAGCTTTTACGTGTATTTTATGTCGTTATAGTGATTAGTATAGGAGCACTTTTTTTATATGCTTGGATGTTGGAACACTATACTAAGGAGAGCGCTATCTCCACATTGTTCACAGCTTTTATCATTGCTACATGGGTGAATGGTATTCAGTCACTCAAAGAACATGAACCTTTTTTAAAAAATATTAAAACATCATTGCAGATCAATCCTTATATTTTTTATGGGATAGGTATAGGAGTAGCCCTGCAGTTATGTGCCATTTATCTACTTTCTGATCTCTTCCATACTCTGCCACTTAACAGTGGTTCATTAACGATCATCGGTATCATGGCATTGTGGGTATTTGGAATGATAGAAATACGAAAATGGGGTGAGTACCTCTGGAAAAAAAGGAAGCATTGA
- a CDS encoding universal stress protein — MKELKRILVGLDVTEKSNNVLKRALSVANEHKADLFIVHAVQTPWLGVPSYFGGKDVVIDHQSIAQKIEKKIKPLNREFKVNCFVFVKEGNPQDVILYESKLNQIDMIIIGAHSKAKGKKGFLGTTAQKVAHLSHLPVLIVKNSAKNPYKNIIAPTDFGMQSKQSILFAKDIFPSAKINVVNAFDTIYMEGPYAVVGRDLSQYNDVAKSCAKSDLKNFMQEVSVKKGKVIDGELYTKETLVNYIKEGQYDLVVVGSRGTVGVNALLGSVANYILRETSKDVLVYVP; from the coding sequence ATGAAAGAATTAAAAAGAATATTAGTAGGATTGGATGTCACTGAGAAATCAAATAATGTTTTAAAAAGAGCATTAAGTGTAGCCAATGAACATAAAGCTGATCTGTTTATCGTTCATGCTGTACAGACACCTTGGCTTGGTGTACCTAGTTATTTCGGTGGTAAAGATGTTGTCATAGATCATCAGAGCATCGCTCAAAAGATAGAAAAAAAGATCAAGCCGTTGAACCGTGAGTTTAAAGTCAACTGTTTTGTCTTTGTAAAAGAGGGTAATCCCCAGGATGTCATACTCTATGAATCAAAATTAAATCAAATTGATATGATCATCATCGGTGCACACAGTAAGGCAAAAGGGAAAAAAGGTTTCTTGGGTACGACAGCACAAAAAGTAGCTCACTTAAGTCATTTACCTGTCCTGATCGTTAAAAATAGTGCAAAAAACCCATATAAAAACATCATAGCACCAACAGACTTTGGTATGCAATCAAAGCAAAGTATTTTATTTGCAAAAGATATTTTTCCAAGTGCAAAGATCAATGTAGTCAATGCTTTTGATACCATTTATATGGAAGGACCCTATGCTGTAGTGGGTCGTGATCTATCGCAATATAATGATGTCGCAAAATCTTGTGCCAAAAGCGATTTAAAAAATTTTATGCAAGAGGTATCTGTCAAAAAAGGTAAAGTGATCGATGGTGAACTCTATACGAAAGAGACACTGGTCAATTATATCAAGGAGGGTCAATATGACCTTGTGGTTGTCGGATCTCGCGGTACAGTAGGGGTGAATGCATTGTTGGGAAGTGTGGCAAATTATATTTTAAGAGAAACATCAAAAGATGTCTTGGTCTATGTACCGTAG
- a CDS encoding cation-translocating P-type ATPase, with protein MYYIFSYKKRWNIHFHTKTIEQTFSLLDSDHSGLTEESVYARQEKYGLNILPSEPEMSFLEHFLQQFKSPIIYVLLIASFMALIIQEYTDAGFILLVLLLNAVIGTYQEYSASQKAKLLQNLIKTNVMVLRDGELQEVDSRQIVTGDILIFEPGTKVSADVRIVEANNLMVDESLLTGESIDVHKDALFVSANEDLLISERKNMLFAGTYISSGRGLGIVTAIGKETEAGKIAQLLSKKSIAKIPLVEKMEKLSFTISIAIAIMVIILFTVGVLKDMEFYGLFLFAVALAVSTIPEGLPVAITVALTSASLSMSRKNVIIRKLAAIEGLGACTLIASDKTGTLTQNRLSVEYFISPHMVYDTDSLDDVHDMVYLASVLCNEMHYKESEEGGVDFYGDQVDIALAQFAANADESYITSSRSYRKIDEIPYEPINRFSAVMMELDELIFQFSKGSPETVLEHCNVTQEEKIEILNEVDAWALKGYRTIALAYKESSDESVINLRNFTYLGFVAIIDPVREESPEAINKAQEAGIKVVMITGDHPNTAFSIAQELGIASSREEVMSEKELLAWEDGGAVAEALKDKSVFSRVTPAQKMMIVMAYQSLGHYVAVTGDGVNDAPALRHANIGVAMGKSGTDIAKATSDIILTDDNFTSIVNGIEEGRRAHDNIRKVVYLLISTGFAELVLVMLSFLTGLPLPLLPVQLLWLNLVTNGIEDVMLGLEKAEPGLLQRKPRSPKEPIFNRLMLRRIFIGGLYIGVTSFVLFYILLKNGESEESARNIILLLMVLFENVHVFNARTETNYLHKVGYRSSMFLIFWVIFTQLLHIACLYIPFMQNVLSTQPVSFNMWLELAMIALGLVAVMEADKWVMSKRRSV; from the coding sequence ATGTACTATATCTTTAGTTACAAAAAGAGGTGGAACATCCATTTTCATACCAAAACGATCGAACAGACATTTTCACTATTAGATTCAGATCATTCCGGTTTGACAGAAGAGTCAGTGTATGCACGTCAAGAGAAATATGGCCTCAATATTCTGCCATCAGAACCGGAAATGTCATTTTTAGAACATTTTCTTCAACAGTTTAAAAGTCCTATCATCTATGTGCTACTTATAGCGTCATTCATGGCACTCATCATCCAAGAGTACACAGATGCAGGATTTATTCTGCTTGTCTTACTTCTGAATGCAGTGATAGGGACCTATCAAGAGTATTCTGCATCGCAAAAAGCAAAACTGCTGCAAAACCTTATCAAAACCAATGTCATGGTCCTGAGAGACGGTGAGCTACAGGAAGTGGACAGTCGTCAAATTGTGACAGGGGACATACTGATCTTTGAACCCGGTACGAAAGTGAGTGCCGATGTGAGGATTGTTGAAGCCAACAACCTGATGGTTGATGAGTCATTGCTTACAGGAGAGTCCATTGATGTGCATAAAGATGCGCTCTTTGTCAGTGCGAACGAAGATCTTCTCATCTCTGAGCGCAAAAATATGCTCTTTGCAGGTACCTATATCTCCAGTGGTAGAGGTTTAGGTATCGTAACAGCTATAGGTAAAGAGACAGAAGCCGGTAAGATAGCACAGTTACTGAGTAAAAAAAGCATAGCCAAGATACCTTTGGTTGAAAAAATGGAAAAGCTCTCTTTTACTATTTCCATTGCCATTGCAATAATGGTCATCATACTTTTTACAGTAGGTGTGCTCAAAGATATGGAGTTTTATGGACTTTTCCTTTTTGCTGTTGCACTTGCTGTCTCTACCATCCCTGAAGGTCTGCCTGTAGCTATTACGGTTGCCCTGACATCCGCTTCTTTGTCCATGTCCAGAAAAAATGTCATTATACGGAAATTGGCTGCCATTGAAGGGCTGGGTGCCTGTACACTGATAGCCAGCGACAAAACAGGTACACTCACACAGAACAGACTCAGTGTAGAGTATTTTATCTCACCGCATATGGTGTATGATACAGATTCACTGGATGATGTACATGATATGGTCTACCTGGCTTCCGTATTGTGCAATGAAATGCATTATAAGGAGTCTGAAGAAGGCGGTGTGGATTTTTATGGGGACCAGGTAGATATTGCCCTGGCGCAGTTTGCTGCAAATGCTGACGAATCCTATATCACCAGTTCTAGATCCTATAGAAAGATAGATGAGATACCTTATGAGCCTATCAACCGTTTTTCTGCAGTGATGATGGAATTGGATGAGTTGATATTCCAGTTCAGCAAAGGTTCACCAGAAACGGTACTGGAACACTGCAATGTGACCCAGGAAGAGAAAATAGAGATACTCAATGAAGTGGATGCCTGGGCACTCAAAGGCTACAGAACCATTGCACTTGCCTATAAAGAGTCTTCTGATGAGTCTGTTATCAATCTTAGAAACTTTACCTATCTTGGCTTTGTGGCTATCATTGATCCTGTCAGAGAAGAGAGCCCCGAAGCGATCAACAAAGCGCAGGAGGCAGGTATCAAAGTGGTCATGATCACCGGAGATCATCCCAATACAGCATTTTCTATTGCACAGGAGCTTGGCATTGCCTCATCACGTGAGGAGGTAATGAGTGAAAAAGAGCTTCTGGCATGGGAAGATGGCGGTGCTGTGGCAGAGGCACTGAAAGACAAATCAGTGTTTTCCCGTGTGACACCTGCACAAAAGATGATGATTGTCATGGCCTATCAGTCCCTTGGACATTATGTTGCCGTTACCGGTGACGGTGTCAATGATGCCCCTGCGCTAAGACATGCCAATATCGGTGTTGCCATGGGCAAAAGCGGTACAGATATAGCCAAGGCAACCAGTGATATTATTCTAACAGACGATAACTTCACCTCGATTGTCAATGGTATTGAGGAAGGAAGACGCGCACATGATAACATCAGAAAAGTGGTGTATCTACTGATATCGACCGGTTTTGCAGAGTTGGTTCTGGTCATGCTCTCTTTTCTCACAGGACTTCCTCTACCACTGTTGCCTGTTCAACTTTTATGGCTTAACCTAGTCACCAATGGTATCGAAGATGTGATGCTAGGACTGGAAAAAGCAGAACCCGGACTCCTGCAAAGAAAACCGAGATCACCCAAAGAACCGATATTTAACCGGCTTATGCTTAGACGTATCTTCATTGGTGGCCTCTATATAGGTGTTACCTCTTTCGTACTTTTTTATATTTTATTGAAAAACGGAGAGAGTGAGGAGAGTGCAAGAAACATTATACTGCTTCTCATGGTACTCTTTGAGAATGTACATGTTTTTAATGCCAGAACAGAAACCAATTATCTGCACAAGGTCGGCTATAGAAGCAGTATGTTTTTAATCTTTTGGGTCATCTTTACGCAGCTATTGCATATTGCATGTTTGTATATCCCTTTTATGCAAAACGTACTCTCTACACAACCAGTCTCGTTTAACATGTGGTTGGAACTTGCTATGATCGCTTTGGGATTGGTTGCTGTTATGGAGGCAGATAAATGGGTGATGTCAAAAAGGCGATCTGTCTGA
- a CDS encoding Lon protease family protein — MIKPLATDKLYNHCDLALFDFNTTAELKDPNEIIGQDRALKAISFGIGIKKEGYNLYAMGRVGSGKHTVVEKFIQSQAKDEKKPGDWCYVNNFEDSRKPIYLKLESSMGVQLKKDMEELIEELQTVIPSLFESEEYRIQKQAIIDKLTDAKEKSLREVKRRAKEENIFINYTTAGYTLAPMSHDGKVLAKEEYQALSTQDKDQIQEKILKFRNELENIVQDIVIESKIQQKEIRELERKMTKKAVDTSINELKKKYQDYEKVVSYLESVEEDIIDNSQDFLISAQNSLAMMGANYAKQSGIFNRYHINVIVAHKDQEGAPIIYEDNPTYTNLFGEIEHIAQMGTLLTDFNLIKAGALHKANGGYLILDASKVLMQPFVWEGLKRMLRSSEIRIEPLARSLSLISTLSLEPETIELDIKIVLIGDRFLYYLLYNYDPEFRELFKINADFENETVRNDENIQLYARMIGMIAKDNGLLPLDKEAVGKVIEYSSRMAEDSQKLTTHLGGLSDLLHEADFIASQEDMDHISKAQIDQAIREKIERSDRIKDKMYEAIQRGTILIETEGSSIGQINGVAVLDLGNFSFGHPSKITALTRLGKGGVINIEREAKLSGPTHDKGIMILSAYLATTYAKDFPLTMTATLVFEQSYGKIDGDSASCAELFALLSSLSEVALDQSIAVTGSVNQNGQVQAVGGINEKIEGFFDVCNLVKSKKHHGIIIPASNVKHLMLKEEVLEAVKENRFKIYAIKSVNEGLEILTGKKSGTKDANGHFPKESINYLVEEKLKLFANKSRQKKI; from the coding sequence ATGATAAAACCACTTGCGACCGATAAACTTTATAACCATTGTGACTTGGCATTATTTGATTTTAATACGACTGCGGAACTGAAAGATCCTAATGAGATCATAGGACAGGACAGAGCACTCAAAGCGATCAGTTTTGGTATAGGTATCAAGAAAGAGGGATACAACCTTTATGCCATGGGAAGGGTTGGCAGCGGTAAACATACAGTAGTAGAAAAGTTTATACAGAGCCAGGCAAAAGATGAAAAGAAACCGGGTGACTGGTGTTATGTCAATAATTTTGAAGACTCTAGAAAACCGATCTATCTCAAGCTTGAATCATCTATGGGCGTACAGCTTAAAAAAGACATGGAAGAGCTGATAGAAGAGTTACAAACGGTCATCCCCTCACTCTTTGAAAGTGAAGAGTATCGTATACAAAAACAGGCCATTATAGATAAGCTGACCGATGCGAAAGAGAAATCCCTAAGGGAAGTGAAAAGAAGAGCCAAAGAGGAAAATATCTTTATCAATTATACGACTGCAGGCTATACATTAGCACCTATGAGCCATGATGGAAAAGTACTTGCAAAAGAAGAGTATCAAGCATTAAGTACGCAAGATAAAGACCAGATACAGGAGAAAATACTCAAATTCAGGAATGAACTGGAGAATATAGTTCAAGATATTGTGATCGAAAGTAAAATACAGCAAAAAGAGATCCGGGAACTTGAAAGAAAAATGACTAAAAAAGCTGTAGACACAAGTATCAACGAATTAAAAAAAAAGTATCAGGATTATGAAAAAGTCGTATCCTATTTAGAGAGTGTGGAAGAAGACATTATAGATAATTCACAGGATTTTTTAATTTCTGCGCAAAACAGTCTTGCAATGATGGGAGCGAACTATGCTAAACAAAGCGGTATATTTAACCGATACCATATCAATGTCATCGTAGCACATAAAGATCAAGAGGGTGCTCCTATTATTTATGAAGATAATCCAACCTATACAAATCTGTTTGGTGAGATCGAACATATTGCCCAAATGGGGACACTTTTGACCGATTTCAATCTAATCAAAGCCGGAGCATTGCATAAAGCAAATGGAGGATATCTAATATTGGATGCTTCAAAGGTTTTAATGCAGCCTTTTGTCTGGGAAGGACTTAAAAGGATGCTGAGATCTTCTGAGATCCGTATAGAACCGCTTGCACGTTCATTAAGCTTGATCAGTACACTTTCTTTGGAACCTGAGACCATTGAACTGGATATCAAGATCGTACTTATAGGCGACAGATTTCTTTACTATCTCTTATATAATTATGATCCTGAGTTCAGGGAACTCTTTAAGATCAATGCCGATTTTGAAAATGAAACAGTCAGGAATGATGAAAATATTCAGCTTTATGCGAGAATGATAGGCATGATCGCAAAAGATAACGGCCTTTTGCCATTGGATAAAGAGGCGGTCGGTAAGGTGATCGAATACAGTTCTCGTATGGCAGAGGACAGCCAAAAGCTTACCACACATCTTGGAGGTTTGAGCGATCTGTTACATGAAGCTGACTTTATCGCTTCACAAGAAGATATGGATCATATTTCAAAAGCTCAGATAGATCAAGCCATTAGGGAAAAGATAGAAAGATCAGACAGGATCAAAGATAAGATGTATGAAGCGATCCAGAGAGGCACTATACTGATAGAGACAGAAGGGTCTTCTATAGGTCAGATCAATGGGGTTGCTGTACTTGATCTTGGTAACTTCTCCTTCGGTCATCCTTCAAAGATCACAGCATTGACACGACTGGGTAAAGGCGGTGTGATCAATATAGAAAGAGAAGCAAAGCTCAGCGGTCCGACCCATGACAAGGGGATCATGATACTATCAGCCTATTTGGCTACTACCTATGCAAAAGATTTCCCGTTAACAATGACCGCAACCCTGGTTTTCGAACAATCATACGGAAAAATTGACGGTGACAGTGCATCATGTGCAGAGCTCTTTGCTTTACTCTCTTCATTGAGCGAAGTAGCGCTTGATCAGTCTATTGCAGTGACCGGTTCAGTCAATCAAAACGGTCAGGTTCAGGCAGTCGGAGGGATCAATGAAAAAATCGAAGGCTTTTTTGATGTCTGCAACTTGGTTAAGAGCAAAAAACACCATGGGATCATTATACCTGCATCCAATGTCAAACATCTGATGTTGAAAGAAGAAGTGTTAGAAGCTGTAAAAGAGAATAGATTCAAAATCTATGCGATTAAGAGTGTGAATGAAGGCTTGGAGATACTTACAGGTAAAAAAAGCGGAACAAAAGATGCGAACGGTCATTTCCCAAAAGAGAGTATCAATTATCTTGTAGAAGAGAAGTTGAAACTTTTTGCCAATAAGAGCAGACAAAAAAAGATATGA